In Gossypium arboreum isolate Shixiya-1 chromosome 6, ASM2569848v2, whole genome shotgun sequence, the following are encoded in one genomic region:
- the LOC108458168 gene encoding clavaminate synthase-like protein At3g21360, with translation MAAQAEYFIETQLPNHQKHYGSFTFPSILSPNPKSSPSSLSVFTEAIKFHKPFLDSLLLKSGALLFRGFPVKTAKDFNDVVEAFGFEELPYVGGAAPRTNVVGRVFTANESPPDQKIPFHHEMAQVPEFPSKLFFFCEVEPGSGGETPIVLSHIVYEKMKEKYPEFVDRLEVHGLLYTRVLGEDDDPSSPIGRGWKSTFLTSDKAVAEERAAKLGMKLEWLSNGVKTVMGPIPAIKYDKSRHRKIWFNSMVAAYTGWEDARNDPVKAVTFGDGQPLPADIIYDCLKILEDECVPIPWKKGDVMLIDNLATLHSRRPFDPPRRVLASLCK, from the exons ATGGCAGCCCAAGCCGAGTACTTCATCGAAACTCAACTTCCCAATCACCAAAAACACTACGGTTCCTTCACTTTCCCTTCGATTCTATCTCCGAACCctaaatcgagtccttcttcacTCTCTGTTTTCACCGAAGCCATCAAATTTCATAAACCTTTTCTCGATTCTTTGTTGCTCAAATCCGGAGCTTTGCTCTTCAGGGGATTCCCAGTGAAAACGGCAAAAGATTTCAACGACGTCGTCGAGGCTTTCGGCTTCGAAGAGTTGCCGTACGTCGGCGGGGCAGCTCCTCGGACTAACGTCGTCGGTCGTGTTTTTACTGCAAATGAATCGCCGCCTGATCAAAAGATTCCTTTTCATCATGAGATGGCTCAG GTTCCTGAATTTCCATCAAAGTTGTTCTTCTTTTGTGAAGTTGAACCAGGCAGTGGGGGAGAAACCCCCATAGTTCTAAGCCACATTGTGTATGAGAAAATGAAAGAGAAATACCCAGAATTTGTTGATCGATTGGAGGTGCATGGACTGTTGTATACCAGGGTATTAGGGGAAGATGATGATCCTTCATCTCCCATTGGTCGTGGCTGGAAATCAACATTCTTGACGTCCGACAAGGCGGTGGCCGAGGAAAG GGCTGCAAAGCTAGGAATGAAGCTAGAGTGGCTTAGCAATGGAGTGAAAACAGTAATGGGACCAATACCAGCCATTAAGTACGACAAATCAAGGCACCGCAAAATCTGGTTCAACAGCATGGTGGCAGCATATACGGGGTGGGAAGACGCAAGAAACGACCCAGTGAAAGCCGTCACATTCGGGGATGGCCAACCGTTACCGGCCGATATCATCTATGATTGCTTGAAAATCCTTGAAGATGAATGTGTTCCCATCCCTTGGAAGAAAGGAGATGTTATGTTGATAGATAATTTGGCCACTCTTCATTCTCGACGTCCATTCGATCCGCCCCGACGTGTGCTAGCTTCACTTTGCAAATAG
- the LOC128279257 gene encoding LRR receptor-like serine/threonine-protein kinase IOS1 yields MVKTKHYFIILFISFTLAVLVHGQNQTGFISLDCGLPAGSSYIDSITGINYTSDEPYIQTGTTHSLSRFNSSIQQQFLENLRSFPQGVRHCYQLNLTKGEKYLIRASFMYGNYDEKDENPEFDLYLGPTLWASMVFENSTSVVVKEIIHVVKARYLHVCVVNTGKGIPFISVLESRLLSNLTYNTDSETQALEFFLRIFWFPEDIYDRVWQPYRRNDLATINSSSSLIRNSPFDPPLVAMMTASIPMNGSQTLNFTVRDSDPDVEFYFYMHVVELEELQANQTREFNIYLNDNLWYGRFSPTYLRGNTIQSSRSVKGGQFSMESTRSSTHPPIINAFEAYKVKELVESQTVEREVNAMMNIKSMYGLKKNWEGDPCAPRTYSWEGLDCSYEDSDPPRIISLNLSSSGLSGEISPYIGNLTQLQYLDLSNNNLTGGVPEFLTRLQFLTLINLQGNALNGSVPAGLIDRINRRFLQLKKSNSVHMGIMYHRDKNVGEQCSGYNSSIGCIGAVYCHNCFSSLMVV; encoded by the exons atggtgaaGACAAAGCATTATTTCATAATATTGTTCATCAGCTTTACTCTAGCAGTTCTTGTTCATGGACAAAATCAAACAG GGTTCATCAGCTTAGATTGTGGATTACCAGCAGGTTCAAGCTACATTGATTCCATCACTGGCATAAACTACACTTCAGATGAACCATACATTCAAACAGGAACAACCCATAGTTTATCTCgattcaattcaagcattcaacaacAGTTTCTTGAAAATCTTAGAAGTTTCCCACAAGGTGTTCGACATTGCTACCAGCTGAACCTCACAAAAGGAGAAAAATATTTGATCAGAGCAAGTTTCATGTATGGTAACTACGATGAAAAGGATGAAAACCCAGAATTTGATTTGTATTTAGGACCTACTCTGTGGGCTTCAATGGTGTTTGAGAATTCAACGAGTGTTGTTGTTAAGGAAATCATTCATGTTGTCAAAGCAAGGTATCTTCATGTTTGTGTTGTTAATACTGGGAAAGGGATACCTTTTATATCTGTTTTAGAGTCAAGGCTTTTGAGTAATTTAACTTATAACACTGATTCCGAAACACAAGCTTTGGAGTTTTTCTTAAGGATATTTTG GTTTCCTGAAGATATTTATGATCGTGTATGGCAaccttatagaagaaatgatttGGCAACAATAAATAGCTCTTCCTCCTTGATACGTAACAGTCCTTTTGATCCACCATTGGTGGCCATGATGACTGCTAGCATACCGATGAACGGTAGCCAAACTTTGAATTTTACGGTTCGGGATTCCGATCCTGATGTTGAATTTTATTTCTACATGCACGTTGTGGAACTTGAAGAGCTACAAGCTAACCAGACCAGAGAGTTCAACATCTATCTTAATGATAATCTCTGGTATGGACGTTTTAGTCCCACGTATTTGCGTGGAAACACGATCCAAAGCTCACGATCCGTAAAAGGAGGCCAGTTTTCGATGGAAAGTACCAGAAGTTCGACTCATCCGCCCATCATAAATGCCTTTGAGGCTTATAAGGTGAAGGAACTTGTTGAATCACAAACGGTTGAAAGAGAGG TTAATGCGATGATGAATATAAAATCGATGTATGGATTGAAGAAAAACTGGGAAGGTGATCCTTGTGCTCCAAGAACATATTCATGGGAAGGCCTTGATTGCAGCTACGAGGATTCAGATCCGCCTAGGATCATATCTTT GAATCTGTCCTCTAGTGGTTTAAGTGGAGAGATATCGCCGTATATCGGGAATCTCACTCAATTACAGTATTT GGACCTATCGAACAATAACTTGACAGGAGGAGTGCCTGAGTTTCTAACTCGACTGCAATTTTTGACTCTGAT aaacttGCAAGGAAATGCATTGAATGGTTCGGTTCCTGCGGGACTAATCGATAGGATAAACAGACGTTTTCTGCAATTGAA GAAATCAAATTCCGTGCACATGGGAATCATGTACCACAGGGACAAAAACGTCGGAGAACAGTGTAGTGGTTACAATAGTAGCATCGGTTGCATCGGTGCTGTCTATTGTCATAATTGTTTCAGCTCTCTTATGGTGGTTTAA
- the LOC108458738 gene encoding LOW QUALITY PROTEIN: probable LRR receptor-like protein kinase At1g51890 (The sequence of the model RefSeq protein was modified relative to this genomic sequence to represent the inferred CDS: inserted 2 bases in 1 codon) gives MLTLAGKLVVTPRKPYQELKNRQFTYSDIQRITNNFEKVIGKGGFGTVYHGFLDDNQVAVKMLSKTSFQGYKQFEAEVELLLRVHHRNLTALIGYCDDGTETGLIYEFMAKGNLAEYLSDSSISVLNWEGRLGIALEAAQGLEYLHHGCKPPIIHRDVKSSNILLTDNLQAKLSDFGLSKSFEGGSHVSTVVAGTPGYLDPEYSTTNRLTEKSDVYSFGVVLLEIITNRPVINHRXEPTHISRWVSSMLSNGDIQNIVDSRLKGDFEINSVWRAIEVAMACLSPASTKRPTMNHVVTELSECLVAEINRTRGVDEDESRDMMAIASLNCDSDIIPLPR, from the exons ATGTTAACATTGGCAGGGAAACTGGTTGTAACGCCTCGAAAACCATACCAAGAGTTAAAGAATCGACAATTTACATACTCTGATATCCAAAGGATCACGAACAACTTCGAAAAAGTTATTGGAAAAGGAGGATTCGGAACAGTTTACCATGGTTTCTTGGATGACAATCAAGTAGCAGTTAAGATGTTATCGAAAACATCTTTCCAAGGGTATAAGCAATTTGAAGCTGAG GTGGAGCTTCTTTTGAGAGTTCATCATAGAAATTTGACCGCCCTTATTGGATATTGCGATGATGGCACCGAAACAGGGCTAATTTATGAGTTCATGGCCAAAGGAAACTTAGCAGAGTATCTCTCAG ATAGTAGTATCAGTGTCTTGAACTGGGAAGGAAGACTCGGAATAGCACTAGAGGCAGCACAAG GGTTGGAGTATTTACACCATGGTTGCAAACCACCTATAATCCATAGAGATGTGAAGTCTAGCAACATCTTATTAACTGATAACTTGCAAGCTAAGCTATCCGATTTTGGGTTATCGAAAAGCTTTGAAGGTGGCTCTCATGTCTCCACTGTCGTTGCCGGTACCCCTGGATACCTTGATCCCGA GTATTCTACTACAAACAGGTTGACCGAGAAAAGTGACGTTTATAGCTTTGGGGTAGTTCTTCTTGAAATCATTACGAACAGGCCGGTAATTAACCATAG TGAGCCTACTCACATAAGTCGTTGGGTCAGTTCGATGCTGTCGAATGGAGACATTCAGAACATCGTGGATTCGAGGTTGAAAGGAGATTTCGAGATAAATTCTGTATGGAGAGCAATCGAAGTGGCAATGGCTTGTTTATCTCCGGCTTCCACAAAAAGGCCAACTATGAACCACGTCGTGACCGAATTAAGCGAGTGTTTGGTAGCCGAGATAAACCGAACAAGGGGAGTCGATGAAGATGAATCGAGAGACATGATGGCCATCGCATCATTGAATTGTGATTCTGACATAATTCCTCTACCAAGGTGA
- the LOC108459651 gene encoding uncharacterized protein LOC108459651 — MQRSKSKAKSTRKPLRDLSNNNSTKNFLSKSEFPKKKLIDKDDNNNRNHASLDRLLLLQSDLSSLLRQIDELVAQAFKLKATKLETKEIESFANVISGMLSSLKPWVPRFQKALSSPSGVECEDKSGECLGTEVVPFVNVNVNENECFDVGNPEEESTLDSLISPSPLVSWRAAAECNVERGRQLFLLTPLPMSKALSSKMRDSSKSVFQRVTSKSMVELPFINFHEDENDDLLEGVAINQTPIKPSHSVVVSSAAFSNTEHSMLVMTTPCLKMSPPKSCVLLEPIHESLPRDNDRVRKSTPFPRGINNGELYDSSGSEASEDLTSKYPELLGIQRTLKSEFEKKELDSSPMWLFSPPKSCILLEPPDEKSLHNVATDHNLSSAINQQNKIINQENTRNNTALVENTPMWNEPESTVRTGKRAGESTLKKELWTKFEAVSTFGLRYNASAIQRTARKGFLDMLDEASCDDD, encoded by the exons ATGCAAAGATCGAAATCAAAGGCGAAATCGACACGGAAGCCGCTGAGAGATTTATCAAACAATAATAGCACAAAGAATTTTTTGTCCAAATCAGAGTTTCCGAAGAAGAAATTGATCGAcaaagatgataataataatcgAAACCACGCTTCCCTCGATCGCCTTCTTCTCCTTCAATCCGATCTTTCTTCTCTCCTTCGCCAG ATTGATGAACTTGTTGCGCAAGCTTTTAAGCTTAAGGCAACAAAACTGGAGACAAAAGAAATTGAATCTTTCGCCAACGTCATCTCCGGAATGCTTTCTTCTTTAAAG CCATGGGTTCCCAGATTTCAGAAGGCTCTTTCGAGTCCTTCGGGTGTCGAATGCGAAGATAAGTCCGGAGAATGTTTGGGAACTGAAGTTGTTCCTTTTGTTAATGTTAATGTAAACGAAAATGAATGCTTTGATGTTGGGAATCCGGAAGAAGAATCTACATTGGACTCGTTAATCTCGCCTTCTCCACTCGTGTCTTGGCGTGCTGCTGCCGAATGTAATGTCGAGAGAGGCCGGCAGCTGTTTTTGCTTACGCCTCTTCCGATGTCGAAAGCATTGTCTTCCAAGATGCGTGATTCGTCTAAATCGGTATTCCAAAGGGTTACTTCGAAATCGATGGTTGAGTTACCTTTTATCAACTTTCATGAGGATGAAAATGATGATTTGCTTGAAGGTGTTGCTATAAACCAAACTCCAATTAAGCCTTCTCATTCAGTGGTTGTTTCTTCGGCTGCATTTTCGAACACCGAACATTCCATGCTTGTCATGACGACTCCATGCTTAAAAATGTCGCCGCCTAAATCCTGCGTGTTACTTGAACCGATTCACGAGTCCTTGCCACGAGACAATGACAGAGTTCGCAAGTCTACCCCGTTTCCCCGCGGAATCAACAATGGTGAGTTATATGATTCCTCGGGCAGTGAAGCTTCCGAGGATTTAACATCGAAGTACCCCGAACTACTAGGCATACAACGAACTCTCAAATCCGAATTTGAGAAGAAAGAACTTGACTCCTCACCGATGTGGCTATTCTCGCCTCCTAAAAGTTGCATTTTGTTAGAACCACCAGATGAGAAATCCCTGCACAATGTTGCCACTGATCACAACCTTTCTAGTGCAATAAACCAACAAAACAAGATTATTAACCAAG AAAATACCCGCAACAACACGGCACTCGTGGAAAACACTCCGATGTGGAATGAACCGGAGAGCACGGTACGAACAGGCAAACGTGCCGGTGAGAGTACCTTAAAGAAAGAGTTATGGACGAAGTTCGAAGCAGTGTCAACATTTGGGCTTCGTTATAACGCATCGGCGATTCAACGGACGGCCAGGAAAGGGTTTCTGGACATGTTGGATGAGGCCTCATGTGATGATGATTGA